TGGTGATCATTATGATAATGAAAGAGTAATTTTCTTTATATGTTCCGTTCTGGCAGCAAAAACAACATCCTTCCTGCTGATGGCAGGAGTTTTGGATGCTTTGGCATCTTACGTCAGCAACATGCTCACTGAGATGGCAATAGAAGAAGTGGCCATGCTGATTGGGGTCTCTAGCGGGATTGATGACCTAAGCGTCAAGCTCAGGGACCTAAAAAATGTTCTTGCGGATGCCGATAAGTTGAATATCACAGACGAGAGTGTGCGGGAGTGGGTGGAGGAACTGAAGCGCGCCATGTATCACGCCACTGACATCCTCGACCTGTGCCAGCTCAGAGTCATggagcaaggtccatccaaggacaTGGGGTGCCTTAATCCACTCCTCTTCTGCATGCGAAACCCCCTCCATGCCCATGAGATCGGGAGCCGCATCAAGGCGCTCAACCAAAAGCTAGATGAAATCTCCAAGAGGGGCGGTAGTTTCAATTTTATCAAGCTGGAAGCCTACCAAAACCAAAAGACAACCAACCCTCCTGCTGTCAACCACAAGACAAATCCATTGCTGGAGTGATCGAGTGTGGTCGGGGAGAAGATTGAAGATGATACAAGGGCACTTGTTCATATGCTCCTGATGGAGTCAGGGGACAAGAGTGATAGCATCATGGTGTTTGCCATAGTTGGTGTTGGTGGAATTGGTAAGACTACCCTCAGCAAGAAGGTCTTTAATGATGAGGCCATCCAAGACAAGTTCACCACAAAGATATGGTTGAGTGTCACACAAGAGTTCAGCGAGGTTGAGCTGTTGCAGACGGCCATCACTTCCGCCAATGGAAACTTGCCAGGGCCAGGTGGTTGGTCTCAAGACAAAGCTTTGCTTGTGCCGGCTCTTGCGAATGCTATCAGAGACAAGAAGATATTTCTTGTGTTGGATGACATGTGGGGCATCAATGAATGGACCAACTTGCTCAAGGCTCCCTTTAGCCACAGCGCTCCTGGTAGCCGAGTCCTCATCACATCAAGACATGAAGCCATTGCTCGAGGCATGAAAGCTGTGCATCCTTACCACCATGTTGACAAATTAGAGCCTGAAGATGCTTGGTCATTGCTCAAGAAGCAGGTGAGTGTATGGCTACTAGCAACCTCTGCTCTGTCTCAAGTAAATAATCAATAGTATATTCATTTATTAGCACAGGCCATAGCCATATTTTCCAGCAGTCTTTGTGCTTCAGTACCTTAAGTGCATCCGCCGTTTATTGCGTCTCTATGTATATATGTTCATTGTTGTTTGATGAATGATGCTGCTAAGATTCGATTAGTATGTTTACCACGGCAAACTTGTTGCACTTTCAATGCATGTAAACCTTATTGTTCTTGTTAGCTCCACAACTAGCTAACTAGACTTCCCTAATTAATTATTCTAGAATTAATTACGCACATTACTTGCTGTTCAAGCGGCATGTTCACGGATTATTATTTTTGTTGAGAGTAACTAGCTCTGTTAGATTATCATTTTGATGTTTCATAACTGTAAGACAAGCAGAGAAAAGGGCACATCTGAGATGTCCCCGTGAGTGGAGCACCCAATCAGTTATTAATCAACGGATAGTTCCATGTTTTTGTTTGGTAACTTATGAGTACATCAGCTAGTCTAGTAGCCACTccagtgtgtttgtgtgtgtgtttcttGTTAACTCTACATGCTTAAACTGCTTGCAGGTACTCACAACAGAGAAAACTGAACCTGCAGTTGATATGCTTAAGGATATAGGGTTGCAAATCATAGAAAAATGTGACGGGTTACCGCTTGCCATAAAAGTGATGGGAGGACTCCTATGCCAGAAGGACAAAGAACGACGTGATTGGGAAAAGGTTTTGCATGATTCTATATGGTCAGTAAGTCGTATGCCAGAAGAGCTAAACCATGCAATATATCTTAGCTACGAGGACTTCTCTCCATGTTTAAAACAATGCTTTCTGCATTTCTCCCTTAAGCCTGAAAGGATAAGTTTTACCCACGTACAGTTTGTGGGAATGTGGATTGGTGAAGGATTTGTTCATGGGGACTCTGATAAATTTGGAGAATTAGGAAATGAGTACCATAAGGAGCTAATATTGAGGAACCTTATAGAGCCGGATCCGTTATATTCCAGTCAAACTATTTGCCACATGCATGATGTTGTCCGATCATTTGCTCAATTTTTGACTAGAGATGAAGCACTAGTAGGTCATAGTGGAGAAATTCTTAATAGCAAACTTAGTCTGCCAAAGTTTCTTAGGTTTTCTGTAGAAACCAAAGGCGGGCAATCTGATGAATTTGAGTGGAGATGTTTACAAGAGCAAAAATCGCTAAGATCGATAACAATAATTGGGAATTTCAATATTCAGTCTGGTGATTCGCTGATGAGCTTTTCAAGTCTTCGAACTCTACATATAGAGTCTGCAAATTTTGCTGCATTGactgaatctctatatcagctCAAACACTTGAGGTATCTAACACTACAAAACTGCAATGATATAAACAGCCTGCCAGAGGACATTCACAAGATAAAATTCCTACAACACCTTGGTCTTGAAGGTTGTAGGAGTCTGGTGAAACTTCCTGACAGCATTGTCAAGTTAGAGGAACTGAGATTTCTTGACCTTGACGACACATGTGTAAATAGCATGCCTAGGGGTTTCTGTGCCTTGACAAATCTGAGGGAACTGTATGGGTTCCCAGCCTACGTGGATGGTGATTGGTGTAGTTTGGAAGAGTTGGGACCTCTTTCTCACCTCGTTCATCTTGGATTAAAGGGTTTGGAGAATGTAGCTGTTACCTCGTCCGCCTTGAAGGCCATGCTTGTTGCAAAAGTACATCTTACCTTAATGAAATTACACTGCACCAATACACTTGACAACAATAGAAGAGTACCCTCTGAGAAGGAACAAGGAATAATTGAGGAGGTGTTTGATGAACTCTATCCTCCGTCTTGCATCGAAAATATTAACATCCAAGGATATTTCGGTCACCAGCTCCCAAGATGGATGATGTCAACAGCAACATCGCCTCTCAAGAGCTTGAGGTTTCTAACAATGCATGAACTGGTTTGTTGCACCCAACTCCCTGATGGCTTGTGTCTGCTCCCATGTCTTGAGCTCCTAGCAGTTGACCGAGCGCCAGCTATCAAGCGTGTTGGGCCTGAATTTGTGCAGTCCCCGGATCACCGTCATCATCCTTCATCCCAGATGACAACTTCTTTTCCAAGACTGCATCAGATGAAACTAAATGCATTGGTGCAATGGGAGGACTGGGTGTGGGAGGAGGAAGTGCAAGCTATGCCCCTCTTGGATGAGCTTAGTATCGTAAGATGCAATTTGAGGTGTATCCCCCCCGGCCTTGCATCCCATGCAAGGGCTTTGAAAAAAGTATATATGAGCAACATCGAGCGCCTCGACTCTGTTGAAAACTTTGGTTCCGTCACTGAGCTCAGGCTGTCTCACATGCCCGAGATGACTAGGATCACTAATCTTCCCAAATTGCAAAATCTTGAGATCAGCTTCTGCTCAAAGATCGAGTTACTTGAGCAGATGCCTGGACTCAGAAGACTTGCGCTGAATCTAGGGTACAGTGAGAAACAACTACCGTTATACCTACAGGCTGTGAAGCCAAGTCATTTTTTGTTGAACTGCAGCCGAAAGGTACTCACCTCCATGGCTTTGGGAAAATCTGGCTCGGAGTGGTTCAAGTTCAGCCACATCCAGCATGTTGAGGTTTATGCAAACGATGGAGGCAATGAGAAAAAATGGCACCTACTGTACACAAGAGAGCCCTACAAGATCGATACAAATGTTGTGCAGGTGATAGTTCTGTCACTCTTTCCAAACATAATAGCTACTCCTTTTGGTAATTCCATGCATCTGCATTTCATCAGTATATATATGCTAGAGCCTGAATGAACATATTTCATGTTGCTTTTTCTCTCTTAAATTGCAGGATTACTCGGATGAATAATAGGACGTACCATAAGGAGAGGAAGGACTATGGAAGGAAGGATGCAACATC
The Triticum dicoccoides isolate Atlit2015 ecotype Zavitan chromosome 3A, WEW_v2.0, whole genome shotgun sequence genome window above contains:
- the LOC119266806 gene encoding putative disease resistance protein RGA3 — encoded protein: MGLCGDHYDNERVIFFICSVLAAKTTSFLLMAGVLDALASYVSNMLTEMAIEEVAMLIGVSSGIDDLSVKLRDLKNVLADADKLNITDESVREWVEELKRAMYHATDILDLCQLRVMEQGPSKDMGCLNPLLFCMRNPLHAHEIGSRIKALNQKLDEISKRGGSFNFIKLEAYQNQKTTNPPAVNHKTNPLLE
- the LOC119266805 gene encoding putative disease resistance RPP13-like protein 1; protein product: MLLMESGDKSDSIMVFAIVGVGGIGKTTLSKKVFNDEAIQDKFTTKIWLSVTQEFSEVELLQTAITSANGNLPGPGGWSQDKALLVPALANAIRDKKIFLVLDDMWGINEWTNLLKAPFSHSAPGSRVLITSRHEAIARGMKAVHPYHHVDKLEPEDAWSLLKKQVLTTEKTEPAVDMLKDIGLQIIEKCDGLPLAIKVMGGLLCQKDKERRDWEKVLHDSIWSVSRMPEELNHAIYLSYEDFSPCLKQCFLHFSLKPERISFTHVQFVGMWIGEGFVHGDSDKFGELGNEYHKELILRNLIEPDPLYSSQTICHMHDVVRSFAQFLTRDEALVGHSGEILNSKLSLPKFLRFSVETKGGQSDEFEWRCLQEQKSLRSITIIGNFNIQSGDSLMSFSSLRTLHIESANFAALTESLYQLKHLRYLTLQNCNDINSLPEDIHKIKFLQHLGLEGCRSLVKLPDSIVKLEELRFLDLDDTCVNSMPRGFCALTNLRELYGFPAYVDGDWCSLEELGPLSHLVHLGLKGLENVAVTSSALKAMLVAKVHLTLMKLHCTNTLDNNRRVPSEKEQGIIEEVFDELYPPSCIENINIQGYFGHQLPRWMMSTATSPLKSLRFLTMHELVCCTQLPDGLCLLPCLELLAVDRAPAIKRVGPEFVQSPDHRHHPSSQMTTSFPRLHQMKLNALVQWEDWVWEEEVQAMPLLDELSIVRCNLRCIPPGLASHARALKKVYMSNIERLDSVENFGSVTELRLSHMPEMTRITNLPKLQNLEISFCSKIELLEQMPGLRRLALNLGYSEKQLPLYLQAVKPSHFLLNCSRKVLTSMALGKSGSEWFKFSHIQHVEVYANDGGNEKKWHLLYTREPYKIDTNVVQDYSDE